The Candidatus Palibaumannia cicadellinicola genomic sequence TGCTCTAGGTTTTGTGTTCATGGGTATCGCCGATGAACCGTGGCTGCTCTGGCTGTCCTGCACCCTATCCGCGTTAGGTGGTACGTTATTTGACCCTCCCCGTACGGCACTCGTTATTAAACTTACTCGACCATGGGAGCGTGGTCGTTTTTATTCACTATTAATGATACAGGACAGCACTTGTGCGATGGTTGGTGCACTGCTAGGGAGCTGGCTATTACAATATAATTTTGAACTAGTTTGTTTAGCTGGTGCTGTGCTGTTTGTGTTCGCAGCTATTTTTAACGCCTGGTTACTACCAGCTTACCGCATCTCTATGGTACAGACCTCTATGCTAGAAGGAATGCGACGGGTACTGTATGACCAGCGTTTTGTAACCTATGTTTTAACATTGACCGGTTATTATGTCTTATCAGTGCAGGTGATGTTGATGCTGCCTATACGGGTAAATGAGGTTGCTGGTCAGCCCGCTGCGGTAAGATGGACATATGCTCTCGAAGCTGCCTTATCGTTATCGCTATTGTACCCAATTGCTCGATGGAGCGAAAAACGCTTTCGTTTAGAAACAAGATTTATGGTAGGCCTCACGATAATGTTACTGAGTCTATTTCCTATCGGGATGATTCATAATTTACAAGTGTTATTTTTCCTAATCGGTATATTTTATACTGGTTCGATTATCGCCGAACCAGCACGCGAAACTTTAGGCGCATCACTAGCAGATCATCGCGCACGTGGTAGCTACATGGGCTTCAGCCGTATCGGCCTAGCTTTCGGGGGAGCAATTGGCTATAGCGGGGGCGGCTGGCTTTATGATATAGGCAACCAGCTAGATATACCGCAGTTACCTTGGTTTATGCTAGGACTCATAGGTCTAATTACCCTGCTGGGCTTCTATTGCCAATTTCAGCCCAGCAGCGCTCCATCTGATGTTTAATTTAATAGTAGGGGCAAGGACAGAATATAATGAATGGTCTAACAAAATCATTTTGTTGCAGCCTTGCAAAAATAGCGCTAGTAAGGCACTAGTAACGTCTCTTCTAGCCAGAGAGTTACCAAAGTACTATGCAATTAAATATACCGACTTATCTGACTTTGTTCCGTATTGTCATAATACCGTTCTTTGTCCTAACCTTCTATTTACCCTTTCAGTGGGGGCCGCTTGCAAGTGCGTTAATTTTCGTTCTTGCGGCGGTTACTGACTGGTTAGATGGTTTTTTAGCACGCTACTATAAACAAACTACCCGCTTTGGTGCATGTCTTGATCTAGTTGCAGATAAGGTTATGGTAGCTGTTGCGCTAGTACTAGTAGCAGAACATTTTCATACCTGGTGGATAACGTTACCAGCCGCTACTATAATTGCACGCGAAATTTTTATCTCTGCGTTACGAGAATGGATGGCAAAAGTAGGTAAATGTCGTAACGTTGTCGTTACTTGGATTAGCAAAGTCAAAACAACTACACAAATGCTAGCATTAGTAGCACTACTATGGCGCTCTCAAGAGCTAGTTACGTTGATAGGCATTGTTGCTTTGTATATCGCAACAATGTTGACCTTATGGTCAATGTTTCAGTATTTATACGTTGTATGGCGCGCTATGGTACGAAAAAAACGTCAATTATCTTGACTGCTATTTTAAACTTAGTATAATTAGGTTATTAGGTAGAAAGCCGCAATTTAGCTGCGGGAATAGCTCAGTGGTAGAGCACAACCTTGCCAAGGTTGGGGTCGCGAGTTCAAACCTCGTTTCCCGCTCCAAAGTAAAATTAATAAATTTCCTTATAAAAGTTATTTATGCGGAATATTATATTTTAGTAAAATCATTTATTCTCCCAATCGTTGTGAATTATTTCAGGTAACAGATCTCCTACCAGAAAAAAAATTATTTATATACGGCGCGTTGGCAGAGTGGTTATGCAGCGGATTGCAAATCCGCCAACCTCGGTTCGATTCCGGAACGCGCCTTAAGTTTTCCAATGCCCGGGTGGTGAAATTGGTAGACACAAGGGATTTAAAATTCCTCGGCTTTTAGCTATACGAGTTCGAGTCTCGTCCCGGGTACCAGATAATAATCATCAAAGATATTTGATAATCTCAATCTAGATTACTCCCATCTACTGATACTGATTTCTATTTCATATTATAAAACTGGTGCGAGATGAAGACAATTGTCTATGTTTCCTGTCCTGAAAGTAAACAAATTCATGTGTTACAGATGGATAACAGGGGTATACTAACGCGACTACAGGTGGTCAATACGCCGGGAATAGGGCAGCCAATGACCATCAATCCCGCTAAAACACATCTGTATCTTGGTGTACGTCCTGTTTGTAGCGTAGTTAGCTACCGCATTGATATTAATCATGGTTTACTCAGTGAAGTAGGCCGAGCGTCACTATCTAGCAGCCCAACCCATTTAACCACTGATTTATTAGGCCGTACCTTGTACTGTGCTTCTTATAACGGTAGCTGTTTAAGCGTCAGCCCAATCAATGAACAAGGTATTGTGGGCGCGCCGATGCAAATTATCGATCAGTTAATAAATTGTCATTCATCTAATGTGGATACTAATAATCTAGTCGTATGGGTTCCTTGTCTAAAAGAAGACCGTATCCGTCTATTCCATAGAGCTAAAGCAGGTACCTTAATACCCTATGAACCAAAAGCAGTGCAGTGTATGATCGGTGCTGGTCCGCGCCATATGGCATTTCATTATGCTGGTGGATATGCTTATACTATCAACGAACTGGATAGTACCGTTACGATATGCACAACCCATAATCCGTGTATAATACAAACTATAGATATTATGCCAGCTTATTTAGACGATTCTAGATGGGCAGCAGACATTCATATAACCCCTGATGGCCGATGGTTATATTGTAGTGATCGTAGTGCAAGTATCATCGTCTGTTGTAGTGTATCAGAGAATGGCAGGGTATTACATCTAATGAGACATCAGACCACTGAAATCCAGCCAAGAGGATTCAATATCGATACTACAGGGCGCTATTTAATTGTCAGCGGCCAGAAATCCAATTCTGTTACGGTGTATGGTATAGATAAACAAAACGGCGTCCTAAATCAATTGTCCCGTTACGCTGTCGGTCAAGGTCCCATCTGCGTAGTAATTATTAACTTGTAGTATAGAAGTCATCTTCATTAATGCTTCTGATATAATCTATTCTTTTACTGTTGAATAATTTCTTATGCTAAAAAATGAGTTTTATAATCTAGAGCACTAGCTATGGCGTAAATTAAATGCTGCATCGCTTCTACATTAATAATATATGGCGGCATGAGATAAATATACCTGCCAAATGGTCTAATCCAAACTCCTTGATCAACAAACCAGCTCTGTAGCGTAGACAACGCTATTGGCAATTTAGTTTCTACGACACCAATAGCCCCTAATACTCGCACATCTCGGACTTGCGGGTGACTTAATAAAGGTAGTAAACCAGCACGTAGTTGCGCAGTAATAGCCGCAACACGCGGGCGCCAGCTTTCGTCTTCTAGTAATGAAAGACTGGCATTGGCGGCAGCACAGGCAAGCGGGTTACCCATGAAAGTTGGACCATGCATAAAGCAGCCTGCATCACTATTACTAATAGTTTCTGCGACATGACGGCGCGTTAATGTGGCGGATAGTGTCATTACGCCACCGGTTAGCGCTTTACCTACGCAGAGAATATCCGGTGAGATACCGGCGTGATCACAGGCAAACCATTCACCGGTACGACCGAAGCCGGTAGCTATTTCATCAGCAATCAGTAGTAACCCATATTGATCGCATAACTCGCGTACGAGCCTCAAGTAGTACGGATGGTAAAAGTGCATGCCGCCTACGCCCTGCATAATAGGTTCCAGAATAACAGCAGTCAGAGACGTATGATGAGTAGCAAGAGTGGTACTAAGGTTCAGATCGTCGCCAGCGCGCCAGGTATCTCCAAAACGTCGTTGTGGTGAATCTACAAACAAGTGTGTCGGTAGATAGTTTTGATACAATCTATGCATAGAGTTGTCGGGATCGCATACAGACATCGCGCCAAAAGTATCACCGTGATAACCTTGGCGTAAAGCTAGAAACTTACCACGCGGCTTTCCGCTAGCCTGCCAATATTGTATAGCCATTTTCATAGCAACTTCTACCGCTACAGATCCGGAATCAGCTAAAAAAACACACTCTAGGCCAGAAGGTGCCAACGCTACAAGACGTTGGCATAACTCTACCGCTGGATAGTGGGTAATGCCGCCAAACATAACGTGTGACATACGGCTTATTTGATCGTTCATTGCTTGGTTAATGACCGGATGGTTATAACCATGAATGGCTGCCCACCAGGAAGACATTCCGTCTACCAACCTACGTCCATCGCTCAGGGTGAGTTCACAGCCGGCAGCTGATAGAACGGGATAGCTAGGTAATGGATGGGTCATTGAAGTATAGGGATGCCAGATATGACGGCGATCAAAAGCAAGGTAGTCTTGGTGCATCTGTGAATCCTATCAAATATGTATCTTTAATATTGTGTTGACAGTATAATGGCAAACTATAAACTAATACTATTAATTTCCATCATGATGTTGGAGCATAGATTATGCCAGAAACTCAACGTTGGACGCTAAAACAGGCCACCGCACTGTTTGATAAGCCTTTTTTTGATTTACTCTTCCACGCTCAACAAGTACACAGAAAAAATTTTCTCCCAGGACAAGTACAAATCAGCACACTTTTGTCGATTAAAACCGGATCCTGCGCCGAAGATTGTAAATATTGCCCACAGAGCTCCCATTACGACACCAAATTGGATAGTGAGCGTCTAGTGCAGTTACAGCAAGTTTTAGACGCAGCGGAACAAGCACGTAATGCAGGTTCAACACGTTTCTGCATGGGAGCTGCTTGGAAGAACCCACATGATCGTGATATGGAATTGCTTGAGAGCATGGTGCAAGGAGTTAAATCCATGGGATTGGAAACCTGCATGACCTTAGGCATGCTTAGTAGTAAGCAAGCACAACGTCTAGCAGAAGCAGGTCTAGATTTCTATAATCATAACTTAGATACCTCGCCGGAATTTTACGGTAGTGTCGTTACTACACGTAGTTATCAAGATAGGCTGGAGACACTTGAAAAAGTCCGTAAGGCAGGGATAAAAATATGCTCTGGCGGTATCCTAGGCTTAGGGGAAGCGATCATCGATCGCGCTGGGTTATTGGTACAACTAGCTAATTTACCGGAACCTCCGGAGAGTGTGCCGATCAACATGCTCGTTAAAATAAGTGGTACGCCGCTGGCCGAAAATGAAGATATAGATCCTTTCGATTTCATCCGTACCGTTGCTGTAGCACGCATTATGATGCCTACCTCTTATGTTCGCTTATCTGCAGGACGCGAACAGATGAACGAACAAACCCAGGCGATATGCTTTATGGCCGGCGCTAATTCCATTTTCTACGGTGGCAAGCTACTGACCACCCCTAACCCAGCAGAGGAACGTGATAAAGCACTATTTCGTAAGTTAAATATTAAGATAGAGACGTATACTCCCAATAGTACGAATAGGACGTTGTTAACTAAGCAATATTACAATGCAGCTAGCTAATGGCTGGTTCATGGATACAGCGTATCGAAAAAGCTTTAGTCCTGCGGCAGCATGAACAAGCTTATCGATATCGCAAGCAAGTAAGTTGCGGTAATAACCGTATATTGATCTACCAGGGCAAACGTTATCTAAATTTTTCCAGTAATGACTACCTTGGGCTGGCGCGTCACCCAGAGGTTATTGCTGCCTGGCAGGAGGCGGCAGTAGAGGAAGGAATTGGCTCGGGTGGTTCGGGCCATGTTATCGGTTATAGTCTGAGACATCAGCGGCTAGAAAGCCGGTTAGCTTACTGGCTTGGTTTTCCACGTGCATTATTATTTTGCTCTGGTTATGTCGCTAATCAAGCAGTCGTAAGCGCATTGACAGCAGCTGGCGATCATATTCTAGCGGATCGTTTGAGCCATTCCTCTTTAATTCAAGCGGCTATTCAATCTCCGGCGGAGCTAAGACGTTTTCGCCATAACGACGTTAGTGCGTTACAACGGTTACTGCAACGCTTTTGTGTTGGTAACCGCTTGGTAATCACAGAAGGTGTTTTCAGCATGGATGGCGATCAGGCGCCATTGCCTGCGATGATACAATGTACACATACTGTAGATGGCTGGTTGATGGTGGATGATGCCCATGGTTTCGGTGTATTAGGTGCAGAGGGACGCGGATGTTGCTGGGATAAAGACTCTCGTCCGGATGTGCTAATAGTGACGTTTGGTAAAGCGGTAGGGGTGAGTGGTGCCGCAGTTTTGTGCCAGGTACCCGTTGCAGAATATCTACTACAGTTTGCCACGCATCTGATTTATAGCACAGCCCTACCTCCAGCAACAGTAGCAGCGATAGACGCAGCTCTTACTGTTATCTGTAGCGGTCGGGGAGAAGTCTTACGTCAGCGGTTGCGATACTATATTGATAGCTTTCGCTATGGTGCACAGGCACTTGGTTATGCGTTAGCACCATCAGAAACAGCTATTCAGCCACTATTAATAGGCGATAATTTCAGTGCATTAATTTTGGCAAACAAGCTACGGGAACGTGGCCTATGGTTAACCGCTATTCGTCCACCCACAGTGCCATCTGGTACCGCTCGCCTACGTATAACCCTGACGGCCGCCCATAAGTACG encodes the following:
- the mdtH gene encoding multidrug efflux MFS transporter MdtH, whose protein sequence is MSSVSQARSLGKYFLFMDNMLVVMGFYIVFPLISIRFVDQLGWAALLVGIALGLRQFIQQGLGIFGGAFADKLGAKPMIITGMLMRALGFVFMGIADEPWLLWLSCTLSALGGTLFDPPRTALVIKLTRPWERGRFYSLLMIQDSTCAMVGALLGSWLLQYNFELVCLAGAVLFVFAAIFNAWLLPAYRISMVQTSMLEGMRRVLYDQRFVTYVLTLTGYYVLSVQVMLMLPIRVNEVAGQPAAVRWTYALEAALSLSLLYPIARWSEKRFRLETRFMVGLTIMLLSLFPIGMIHNLQVLFFLIGIFYTGSIIAEPARETLGASLADHRARGSYMGFSRIGLAFGGAIGYSGGGWLYDIGNQLDIPQLPWFMLGLIGLITLLGFYCQFQPSSAPSDV
- the pgsA gene encoding CDP-diacylglycerol--glycerol-3-phosphate 3-phosphatidyltransferase produces the protein MQLNIPTYLTLFRIVIIPFFVLTFYLPFQWGPLASALIFVLAAVTDWLDGFLARYYKQTTRFGACLDLVADKVMVAVALVLVAEHFHTWWITLPAATIIAREIFISALREWMAKVGKCRNVVVTWISKVKTTTQMLALVALLWRSQELVTLIGIVALYIATMLTLWSMFQYLYVVWRAMVRKKRQLS
- the pgl gene encoding 6-phosphogluconolactonase translates to MKTIVYVSCPESKQIHVLQMDNRGILTRLQVVNTPGIGQPMTINPAKTHLYLGVRPVCSVVSYRIDINHGLLSEVGRASLSSSPTHLTTDLLGRTLYCASYNGSCLSVSPINEQGIVGAPMQIIDQLINCHSSNVDTNNLVVWVPCLKEDRIRLFHRAKAGTLIPYEPKAVQCMIGAGPRHMAFHYAGGYAYTINELDSTVTICTTHNPCIIQTIDIMPAYLDDSRWAADIHITPDGRWLYCSDRSASIIVCCSVSENGRVLHLMRHQTTEIQPRGFNIDTTGRYLIVSGQKSNSVTVYGIDKQNGVLNQLSRYAVGQGPICVVIINL
- the bioA gene encoding adenosylmethionine--8-amino-7-oxononanoate transaminase, with protein sequence MHQDYLAFDRRHIWHPYTSMTHPLPSYPVLSAAGCELTLSDGRRLVDGMSSWWAAIHGYNHPVINQAMNDQISRMSHVMFGGITHYPAVELCQRLVALAPSGLECVFLADSGSVAVEVAMKMAIQYWQASGKPRGKFLALRQGYHGDTFGAMSVCDPDNSMHRLYQNYLPTHLFVDSPQRRFGDTWRAGDDLNLSTTLATHHTSLTAVILEPIMQGVGGMHFYHPYYLRLVRELCDQYGLLLIADEIATGFGRTGEWFACDHAGISPDILCVGKALTGGVMTLSATLTRRHVAETISNSDAGCFMHGPTFMGNPLACAAANASLSLLEDESWRPRVAAITAQLRAGLLPLLSHPQVRDVRVLGAIGVVETKLPIALSTLQSWFVDQGVWIRPFGRYIYLMPPYIINVEAMQHLIYAIASALDYKTHFLA
- the bioF gene encoding 8-amino-7-oxononanoate synthase produces the protein MAGSWIQRIEKALVLRQHEQAYRYRKQVSCGNNRILIYQGKRYLNFSSNDYLGLARHPEVIAAWQEAAVEEGIGSGGSGHVIGYSLRHQRLESRLAYWLGFPRALLFCSGYVANQAVVSALTAAGDHILADRLSHSSLIQAAIQSPAELRRFRHNDVSALQRLLQRFCVGNRLVITEGVFSMDGDQAPLPAMIQCTHTVDGWLMVDDAHGFGVLGAEGRGCCWDKDSRPDVLIVTFGKAVGVSGAAVLCQVPVAEYLLQFATHLIYSTALPPATVAAIDAALTVICSGRGEVLRQRLRYYIDSFRYGAQALGYALAPSETAIQPLLIGDNFSALILANKLRERGLWLTAIRPPTVPSGTARLRITLTAAHKYGDIQQLLEALANVKHT